A genomic window from Rhodothermales bacterium includes:
- a CDS encoding Zn-dependent hydrolase encodes MTSPAHIPIDRSRFLSSLDALAAIGAIPGGGVTRLAFSSEDRAGRDWVEARMRALGMTVSIDAVGNLLGVRPGAGEGPMVLMGSHTDTVGSGGRFDGSLGVLAGLEAVAAMNDAGVVTEQPVGVASFVNEEGVRFMPDLMGSLYVTHKLEADAIRAIVGVDGTSIGENMDFTAYTGSREWRDLPIGAYLELHIEQGPVLEREAKTIGVVEGVQGLSWIEVVFEGASNHAGTTPMALRRDAGYAAGALVRFVRELAVGIGEPQRTTVGSIRLSPNIINVIAREAVVTVDLRHPDDGGLAAAEDRVESFVRDLAVREGLGVHTRKLARVAPVAFNPTLIGHVQASADRRGYTSRRMISGASHDAQIMAAHCPAAMIFVPSRGGVSHDVMEYTAPEHLVAGAEVLLDAALMAAGVGGAIGGTNPGRQRGNT; translated from the coding sequence ATGACGTCACCTGCTCATATCCCCATCGACCGTTCCCGTTTCCTCTCCAGCCTCGACGCGTTGGCCGCCATCGGCGCCATTCCGGGCGGCGGAGTGACGCGGCTGGCGTTTTCATCGGAAGACCGCGCCGGCCGCGACTGGGTGGAGGCCCGCATGCGTGCGCTGGGGATGACCGTCTCTATTGACGCTGTTGGCAACCTGCTCGGTGTGCGCCCCGGCGCGGGGGAGGGCCCGATGGTCCTCATGGGATCCCACACGGATACCGTCGGTTCCGGTGGACGTTTCGACGGCAGCCTCGGGGTGCTCGCTGGCCTCGAGGCCGTGGCCGCGATGAACGACGCCGGCGTGGTCACGGAACAGCCGGTGGGCGTGGCCTCGTTCGTGAATGAAGAGGGGGTGCGGTTCATGCCGGATCTGATGGGCAGTCTGTACGTCACCCATAAGCTCGAGGCCGATGCCATCCGCGCCATCGTGGGTGTAGACGGGACCTCGATCGGAGAGAACATGGACTTTACGGCCTATACTGGCTCGCGGGAATGGCGCGACCTCCCCATCGGCGCGTACCTGGAGCTGCACATCGAGCAGGGGCCGGTGCTGGAGCGGGAGGCGAAGACGATCGGGGTGGTGGAAGGGGTACAGGGGCTGTCGTGGATCGAGGTCGTATTCGAGGGCGCATCCAACCACGCCGGCACTACCCCCATGGCGCTGCGCCGGGATGCTGGATATGCCGCCGGCGCGCTGGTTCGGTTTGTGCGCGAACTGGCGGTGGGCATCGGCGAACCGCAACGCACGACGGTCGGCTCGATCCGCTTGTCGCCCAACATCATCAATGTCATCGCACGGGAGGCCGTCGTCACCGTCGACCTCCGCCACCCGGACGACGGCGGTCTGGCCGCGGCGGAGGACCGGGTGGAATCGTTTGTACGGGATCTGGCGGTGCGGGAGGGGCTGGGCGTCCACACTCGAAAACTGGCTCGGGTCGCGCCGGTGGCTTTCAACCCTACGCTGATCGGCCACGTACAGGCCTCGGCCGATCGACGTGGATACACAAGCCGACGGATGATCAGCGGCGCCAGTCACGACGCGCAAATCATGGCCGCGCATTGCCCCGCCGCGATGATATTCGTGCCGAGCCGGGGCGGCGTGAGCCACGACGTCATGGAGTACACCGCACCCGAGCACCTGGTGGCCGGCGCGGAGGTCCTGCTGGACGCGGCCCTGATGGCGGCGGGAGTGGGTGGTGCAATCGGGGGGACAAACCCGGGCCGGCAAAGGGGAAATACGTAG